From Paenibacillus graminis, a single genomic window includes:
- a CDS encoding DUF3939 domain-containing protein, whose product MIFKRAKKNMPTVPPTVTLPQIKQAVRQFEEDMPAPINRTALMMEDKSIDLSRLKRYLGGVPEQKFYMSRETFEIFEESDKLVPYYLDLVQSAVDNYISDTGKLPLVEDAWLPEVHYRLLATERYLKETPPFPLYITEEEMMLTHRPEHFEQ is encoded by the coding sequence ATGATATTCAAGCGCGCCAAAAAGAATATGCCCACTGTCCCCCCCACTGTTACCTTGCCGCAGATCAAACAGGCTGTAAGGCAATTTGAAGAAGATATGCCCGCACCTATCAACCGCACGGCCCTGATGATGGAGGATAAAAGTATTGACTTAAGCCGGCTCAAACGCTACTTAGGCGGAGTACCTGAGCAAAAGTTCTATATGTCACGCGAAACCTTTGAGATTTTTGAGGAGTCTGACAAGCTAGTGCCCTATTATCTCGACCTGGTTCAATCGGCTGTCGATAACTACATCAGCGATACCGGCAAGCTTCCGCTTGTTGAGGATGCCTGGCTGCCCGAGGTTCACTACCGGCTGCTGGCCACGGAACGATATTTGAAGGAAACGCCGCCTTTTCCATTGTATATTACCGAGGAAGAGATGATGCTTACGCATCGGCCGGAGCATTTTGAGCAATGA
- a CDS encoding metalloregulator ArsR/SmtB family transcription factor, with product MQLEKIVNYHKALSDPTRMRILLLLSKGEVHGQALAEKLNLSQPTVTHHAAKLREAALIKERREKNTVYFALNPEFIQAGSEASLKFIFARGVEDLEKVSPDESLKESVLRNFFAKDGRLRQIPSQYKKKLIALQYLAEKLEPGVVYTEKEINDFIKPFHEDYATIRREFIMHQFMYRENDHYELNPPELWTHWENVK from the coding sequence TTGCAGCTTGAGAAAATTGTCAATTACCACAAAGCCTTGTCCGACCCTACGCGTATGCGGATTCTGCTGCTGCTGTCGAAGGGGGAAGTTCACGGGCAGGCCCTGGCCGAGAAGCTGAATTTGTCGCAGCCTACCGTTACCCATCATGCCGCCAAGCTGCGGGAAGCTGCGCTCATCAAAGAGCGGAGGGAGAAGAACACGGTTTATTTTGCGCTGAACCCCGAGTTTATCCAGGCCGGATCAGAGGCTTCACTGAAATTTATTTTTGCCAGAGGAGTGGAGGACTTGGAGAAGGTGTCTCCGGATGAGAGTCTGAAGGAATCAGTGCTGCGCAATTTCTTCGCCAAAGACGGCCGTTTGCGGCAGATTCCCTCACAATACAAGAAGAAGCTAATTGCGTTGCAATATTTGGCCGAGAAGCTGGAACCGGGTGTGGTCTATACGGAAAAAGAAATCAACGATTTCATCAAGCCGTTTCACGAGGATTATGCGACCATTCGCCGTGAGTTCATTATGCATCAATTTATGTACCGCGAGAATGATCACTATGAGCTGAATCCGCCGGAGTTGTGGACACATTGGGAAAATGTCAAATAA
- a CDS encoding YpdA family putative bacillithiol disulfide reductase — protein MKDVIIIGAGPCGLSAAIECQRRGLSSLIIEKNFIVHSIYLYPTNMQFFSTTALLEIGDVPFTSPNDKPFRHEALVYYRRAAKQHGLDIAAYEEALSVNPLEDGTFAVHTRNKRGETYTRTAASVIISTGYFDQPNLIGIPGEELPKVTHYFGEAHPYTGMKVTVIGGSNSAVDAALELLRVGAEVDMVYRGASISENIKPWVRPIFESMVEKDKIVLHLESRVTEITPGSVHIAGRNGGVKELDNDFVLALTGFRPSRSLLSSAGVSMDETQEKPAFNPATMESNVPGLYIAGVIASGRNANEVFIETGRGHGKLIADHIISKRLAD, from the coding sequence ATGAAAGATGTCATCATTATCGGGGCAGGCCCTTGCGGACTATCCGCCGCCATTGAATGCCAGCGCCGCGGGTTGTCCAGCCTGATCATCGAAAAAAATTTTATTGTCCATTCCATTTACCTCTATCCGACCAATATGCAGTTTTTCAGCACCACCGCACTGCTGGAAATCGGGGATGTGCCCTTCACTTCACCGAATGACAAGCCTTTCCGCCATGAAGCACTGGTCTACTACCGCCGAGCTGCGAAGCAGCATGGGCTGGACATTGCCGCTTACGAGGAGGCCCTCTCTGTGAATCCGCTGGAAGATGGGACCTTTGCTGTACATACCCGCAATAAACGCGGGGAAACTTATACCCGCACAGCTGCCAGCGTAATTATTTCCACGGGCTATTTCGATCAGCCGAACCTGATTGGCATTCCGGGAGAAGAGCTTCCCAAGGTCACCCATTATTTTGGGGAAGCCCATCCGTACACAGGAATGAAGGTTACCGTCATCGGGGGCAGCAATTCCGCTGTCGATGCGGCACTGGAGCTGCTCAGGGTTGGTGCCGAAGTGGATATGGTATACCGGGGAGCCAGTATTTCGGAGAACATCAAGCCTTGGGTGCGCCCGATCTTCGAGAGTATGGTGGAGAAGGACAAGATTGTTCTGCATCTGGAGTCACGGGTAACTGAAATCACACCGGGCTCGGTGCATATCGCCGGGCGGAACGGCGGGGTTAAAGAGCTGGACAACGATTTTGTGCTGGCCTTAACGGGATTCAGACCGAGCCGATCGCTGCTGTCCTCAGCCGGAGTAAGCATGGACGAGACCCAGGAAAAGCCGGCCTTCAATCCCGCCACCATGGAGAGCAATGTGCCCGGACTGTATATCGCTGGCGTCATTGCCTCCGGACGCAACGCCAATGAGGTATTTATCGAAACCGGACGCGGGCACGGCAAGCTGATCGCAGACCACATTATTTCCAAACGTCTGGCCGACTAG
- a CDS encoding DUF441 domain-containing protein, producing the protein MDITSLLLLGFAALGIISKNSPITIAMVVLLLLRVLGLQQTFPWLEKYGLTAGIIILTIGVMTPLASGKISLDTIWHSFLHWKSLAAIGIGMLVAYLGGRGALLMGSQPTVVAGLLIGTVLGVAFFKGVPVGPLIAAGLLSLLIGRG; encoded by the coding sequence ATGGATATTACCTCTTTACTGCTGCTAGGTTTTGCCGCACTCGGCATCATCAGCAAAAATTCACCGATCACGATAGCGATGGTCGTACTGCTGCTGCTGCGTGTGCTTGGACTTCAACAGACATTTCCCTGGCTGGAAAAGTACGGCCTGACAGCCGGGATCATTATCCTGACAATCGGCGTAATGACACCTCTGGCCAGCGGGAAAATTTCACTGGACACCATCTGGCACTCCTTCCTGCACTGGAAGTCGCTCGCAGCCATCGGCATCGGCATGCTGGTCGCCTATCTCGGGGGCCGGGGCGCTCTGCTGATGGGCAGTCAGCCCACCGTTGTCGCCGGGCTGCTGATCGGCACCGTACTGGGTGTCGCTTTCTTCAAGGGGGTTCCGGTCGGACCGCTGATTGCCGCCGGGCTTCTGTCTCTGCTGATCGGCAGAGGATAG
- a CDS encoding MerR family transcriptional regulator has product MKVYTGKQLADILQQEDADMNLRTVRYYTQIGMLPPLELVGNKRVYTDRHLECLRAILTLSKSGESLADIQVKLAALSREEIASLGARLRFYQPQHILQHETLVINDDVMLTVSPQITPEQRSEMIEAVTCLLRGEKEL; this is encoded by the coding sequence ATGAAAGTGTATACTGGCAAGCAACTGGCTGATATCCTCCAGCAGGAGGATGCAGACATGAATTTGCGAACCGTCCGGTATTATACGCAGATAGGCATGCTGCCGCCTCTGGAGCTAGTGGGGAATAAAAGGGTATATACCGACAGGCATTTGGAATGTTTGCGGGCTATCCTGACCTTATCCAAAAGCGGCGAAAGCCTGGCGGATATACAAGTGAAGCTGGCAGCACTCTCCCGTGAGGAAATTGCCAGCCTTGGCGCACGGCTCAGGTTCTACCAGCCGCAGCACATCCTGCAGCATGAGACACTGGTTATAAATGACGATGTGATGCTCACGGTAAGCCCGCAGATCACGCCGGAACAGAGGTCAGAGATGATTGAGGCGGTCACCTGTCTGCTGAGAGGAGAGAAGGAGCTATGA
- a CDS encoding ABC transporter ATP-binding protein produces the protein MKQWKSYYTFVRPYMKWIVLTLFIGMIKFSIPLTLPLILKYVVDDLLNNPALTAPERVSKLMTVLGGSLVLFVIIRGPVEYYRQYFAQLITSRVLFDMRNRLYGHLQRLSLRYYQNTKVGEAISRFINDVEQSKNLVEVGMMNVWLDMFTLVFALAFMFYLNPVLALVSIAILPLYGIAVNTLYKRLKLLTKDRSQALAAIQGYLHERIQGIAIIRSFTMERVDKKQFKDINGRFLEKAMAQTRWNAFTFAIINTLTDIAPLLVIGYGGYQVIHGNLSLGTFVAFFGYLDRMYAPLRRLINSSTVLTQASASLERVMELLDEPYDIIDEPGAKPLAAPAGAIEFQKVWFKYNDENDWVLKNIELSIEPGQTVAFVGMSGGGKSSLISLIPRFYDITEGSLRMDGQDVRTLTQESLRRAVGMVLQDNFLFSGSVRDNILFGNPEAGEPEIIAAAQAANAHDFIMQLPEGYDTEVGERGVKLSGGQKQRVAIARVFLKDPKVLILDEATSALDLESEHLIQQALQSLASERTTLIVAHRLSTITHADQIVVLEHGEITERGTHEKLMALDGSYARLFNVQRLDSKKVNHLEASEDQFLRKN, from the coding sequence GTGAAGCAATGGAAATCTTATTATACTTTTGTACGGCCTTATATGAAATGGATTGTGCTTACTCTGTTCATTGGCATGATCAAGTTCAGCATACCGCTGACTCTGCCGCTCATCCTGAAGTATGTGGTAGATGACCTGCTGAACAATCCGGCGCTTACCGCTCCGGAGCGGGTGTCGAAGCTGATGACGGTGCTCGGGGGCTCCCTTGTGCTGTTCGTGATTATCAGGGGGCCGGTGGAGTATTACCGCCAGTATTTTGCCCAACTGATTACCAGCAGAGTATTGTTTGACATGCGGAACAGGCTGTATGGACATCTGCAGCGGCTCTCTCTCCGCTATTATCAGAATACCAAGGTCGGTGAAGCGATCTCCAGATTTATCAATGACGTCGAACAGAGCAAAAATCTCGTGGAAGTCGGGATGATGAACGTCTGGCTGGATATGTTCACGTTGGTGTTCGCCCTGGCCTTTATGTTCTATCTGAATCCTGTGCTGGCCCTTGTGTCCATTGCTATTCTGCCGCTGTACGGCATTGCGGTGAATACTCTTTATAAGCGGCTCAAACTGCTGACCAAAGACCGTTCCCAGGCCCTGGCGGCGATCCAAGGGTATTTGCATGAGCGGATACAGGGAATTGCGATCATCCGCAGTTTCACGATGGAGCGGGTGGACAAGAAGCAGTTCAAGGATATCAACGGCAGATTTCTGGAAAAAGCGATGGCCCAGACGCGCTGGAACGCTTTTACGTTCGCCATCATCAATACCCTGACGGACATTGCACCGCTCTTGGTGATCGGGTACGGGGGGTATCAGGTCATTCACGGAAACCTGTCGCTGGGAACCTTTGTGGCCTTTTTCGGCTACCTGGACCGGATGTATGCACCGCTCCGGCGGCTGATTAATTCCTCGACGGTGCTGACCCAGGCTTCCGCCTCGCTGGAACGGGTGATGGAGCTCCTGGACGAGCCGTATGATATCATCGATGAGCCGGGAGCCAAACCGCTGGCGGCACCGGCTGGAGCTATAGAGTTCCAGAAGGTGTGGTTCAAATACAATGATGAGAATGATTGGGTACTCAAAAATATCGAGCTCAGCATTGAGCCGGGACAGACAGTGGCTTTTGTCGGAATGAGCGGGGGAGGGAAGTCTTCCCTGATCAGCCTCATACCGCGGTTCTATGACATTACTGAAGGCAGCCTGCGTATGGACGGTCAGGATGTCAGAACACTGACGCAGGAGAGCCTGCGGCGGGCCGTGGGCATGGTGCTGCAGGACAATTTCCTGTTCAGCGGCTCGGTGCGGGACAATATTCTGTTCGGCAATCCAGAAGCGGGGGAACCGGAGATTATCGCAGCTGCTCAGGCGGCGAATGCCCATGATTTCATCATGCAGCTGCCGGAAGGGTATGACACTGAGGTCGGTGAACGGGGAGTGAAGCTGTCGGGAGGACAGAAGCAGCGTGTCGCCATCGCCCGGGTCTTCCTGAAGGACCCCAAGGTGCTGATTCTTGACGAAGCCACCTCGGCGCTCGATCTGGAATCGGAGCACTTGATTCAGCAGGCCTTGCAATCTCTGGCTTCGGAGCGTACCACATTGATTGTGGCCCACAGGCTGTCGACAATTACCCATGCTGACCAGATCGTCGTGCTGGAGCACGGTGAGATAACCGAGCGGGGAACCCATGAGAAGCTTATGGCTCTGGACGGCAGTTACGCCCGGCTGTTCAATGTGCAGCGGCTGGATTCCAAAAAAGTAAATCACTTAGAAGCATCAGAAGATCAGTTTTTGCGGAAAAACTGA
- a CDS encoding HesB/YadR/YfhF family protein, translated as MKMLISNEAAAWFKRELSLQDGAYIRLFPRYSSGGGLHSGFSLGIANEPPGRPAVQREQAGIVFYMEEQDLWYMEGYSLSIVYSEAEDDIEYVYEPEAAAGVLQE; from the coding sequence ATGAAGATGTTAATCAGCAATGAGGCCGCCGCCTGGTTCAAGCGGGAACTTTCGCTGCAGGACGGGGCATATATCCGTTTATTTCCCCGCTACAGCTCGGGAGGCGGACTGCATTCGGGCTTTTCGCTGGGGATTGCGAATGAGCCTCCTGGCCGCCCTGCTGTACAGAGGGAGCAGGCGGGAATTGTTTTTTATATGGAGGAGCAGGATCTTTGGTATATGGAGGGTTATAGCCTGTCCATTGTGTATTCGGAAGCTGAAGATGATATTGAATATGTCTATGAGCCTGAGGCGGCAGCCGGGGTTCTACAGGAATAA
- a CDS encoding ABC transporter ATP-binding protein: MFSVLRNLGWFFRREKKRYAIGLILLIVAGVLELLPPRLLGNAIDDIVSGSITAGSLMKYIGMIVLMLLIIYWITYIWMHKLFGGSNLVERLLRSRFMNHLMTMTPSFFERNRTGDLMARATNDIRAVSATVGFGMLTLVDSTIFLSVVLLAMGFLVSWKLTLAAVLPLPLIAIAMIFYGKAIHDRYSLAQDAFGDMNDQVLESVSGIRVIRAYVQERLDEKRFGEITDDVYRKNMAVAKVDSFFEPTIRLCVGLSYVIALTYGIYLVFRNQITLGDLVSFNMYLGMIVWPMFAIGELINIMQRGGASLERIDETLNSKPDVQDAAHPVPVAQPTSIELKDVTFRYPTSTIDNLTGVSFTLTQGQTLGVVGRTGSGKSTLLKQLLHEYPTGRGEILISDVPIDKIALDQLHSWMGYVPQEQILFSKSVRENIQFGHHGASDERIMDAITAAAFQNDLGTLSDGLDTLVGERGVSLSGGQKQRVSISRAFIANPDILILDDALSAVDARTEARIIENIREERAGKTTLISTHRLSAIEHADQIVVLDNGKIIERGTHQELLDMNGWYREQFDRQQVENNLTNE; encoded by the coding sequence TTGTTCTCCGTTCTCCGCAATCTCGGCTGGTTTTTCCGCCGCGAAAAGAAACGCTATGCTATTGGACTTATTTTATTGATTGTTGCAGGGGTTCTGGAGCTTCTGCCTCCCCGTCTGCTGGGCAATGCCATTGATGACATTGTCAGCGGTTCAATAACCGCAGGCTCGCTCATGAAGTATATCGGCATGATTGTGCTCATGCTGCTGATAATCTATTGGATCACCTACATATGGATGCACAAGCTGTTCGGAGGGTCCAACCTGGTAGAGCGTCTGCTGCGCTCCCGCTTCATGAATCATCTGATGACCATGACCCCTTCGTTTTTTGAACGCAACCGGACCGGTGACCTGATGGCCCGCGCCACCAATGATATCCGGGCTGTCTCCGCAACCGTGGGTTTCGGAATGCTTACGCTTGTCGATTCGACGATATTTCTCTCGGTTGTGCTTCTGGCCATGGGCTTCCTGGTCAGCTGGAAGCTGACACTGGCCGCCGTGCTGCCGCTGCCTCTCATCGCAATCGCAATGATCTTCTACGGCAAAGCCATTCATGACCGCTATAGTCTGGCGCAGGATGCCTTCGGTGATATGAACGATCAGGTACTGGAGTCGGTATCCGGGATTCGTGTCATCCGTGCCTATGTGCAGGAACGTCTTGACGAGAAGCGTTTTGGGGAGATTACGGATGATGTGTACCGCAAGAACATGGCCGTTGCCAAGGTCGATTCTTTCTTCGAGCCAACCATCCGGCTGTGTGTAGGGCTTAGCTACGTCATCGCCCTGACTTACGGGATTTATCTGGTTTTCCGCAATCAGATTACGCTGGGCGACCTGGTCTCCTTCAATATGTATCTCGGGATGATCGTCTGGCCGATGTTCGCTATCGGCGAGCTGATCAACATTATGCAGCGCGGCGGAGCTTCGCTGGAGCGGATCGACGAAACGCTGAATTCGAAGCCGGATGTGCAGGATGCGGCCCATCCGGTTCCAGTGGCGCAGCCGACCTCCATCGAGCTGAAAGACGTCACTTTCCGTTATCCGACCTCAACGATAGATAACCTTACCGGGGTCAGCTTCACGCTCACCCAGGGCCAGACTCTCGGCGTGGTCGGCCGCACCGGCAGCGGTAAATCCACACTGCTTAAGCAGCTCCTGCACGAATATCCGACCGGACGAGGCGAAATCCTGATCTCGGATGTTCCGATTGACAAGATTGCACTTGACCAGCTTCACAGCTGGATGGGCTATGTGCCGCAGGAACAGATCCTGTTCTCCAAATCGGTGCGCGAAAATATCCAGTTCGGCCACCATGGCGCCAGCGATGAACGGATTATGGATGCAATCACAGCTGCGGCATTCCAGAACGATCTCGGCACCTTGTCCGACGGTTTGGATACCCTGGTGGGTGAACGCGGCGTTTCCCTTTCCGGGGGCCAGAAACAGCGTGTCTCCATCTCAAGAGCATTCATTGCCAATCCCGATATTCTGATTCTGGATGATGCACTTTCCGCTGTTGACGCACGGACCGAAGCCAGGATTATCGAGAATATCCGTGAGGAACGGGCAGGCAAAACCACATTAATCTCTACCCACCGCCTTTCCGCTATCGAGCATGCCGACCAGATTGTCGTGCTGGATAACGGTAAGATTATCGAACGCGGCACCCATCAGGAGCTGCTGGACATGAACGGCTGGTACCGCGAACAGTTCGACCGCCAGCAGGTGGAGAACAACCTGACCAACGAATAA
- a CDS encoding ABC transporter ATP-binding protein has product MTQSTGKRLLQYALTAKKTFIAALLLLTIGVAAELAGPFIAKSMIDNHMLAIEKPYFQTSSPEEAAEYKNAYYKRGDRFAADEAKGQEIRLLQAGKSFYFINMPVAQPDGERTFRDGQLHIQRGDTEAVYPAVKLSADELFSFYKPELPGIYELVGLYALFLVISIFAEFGKTYWLQSSANQVIRKLRTDVYAHIQRLPVYFFDNLPAGKVVSRVTNDTEAVKDLFIAVLSNFSTGIINIIGVYAALFLLDIRLGLVSLFIVPIVILWIVLYRKIATKYNTIIRSRLSEINAIINESIQGMSIIRIFRRQKQSTEEFEKLNDDYLKYQNKMLNLNAFTSHNLVNSLRSLSFVLVLWYFGFGSLDGSTFVSLGVLYAFVDVLGRMFQPITGMVNQLANLDSSMVSAGRVFTLMDEPGEPVTDGTMPRYKGNVVFKDVSFAYKKDFVLKNISFEARPGETVALVGHTGSGKSSIINLLFRFYDPQRGTITIDGQEVKGIPKQWLRSHMGIVLQDPYLFTGTIASNVSLGDGRISRERVERALQEVGADKLLAHLPHGFDEPVVEKGSTLSAGQRQLISFARALSFDPAILILDEATSNIDTETESLIQEALEVLKKGRTTFIIAHRLSTIRSADQILVLHHGEIVERGSHDELMALGGRYFRMYQLQLGAGAAGGPELPAPAAVQLSGAPLRPSVKQV; this is encoded by the coding sequence TTGACACAGAGTACAGGCAAACGCCTGCTGCAGTATGCTTTAACTGCCAAAAAGACGTTTATCGCAGCCCTTTTGCTGCTTACCATCGGAGTGGCGGCCGAGCTTGCAGGCCCTTTTATCGCCAAGAGCATGATCGACAACCACATGCTGGCCATCGAAAAACCATACTTCCAGACCTCCTCTCCCGAGGAGGCAGCTGAGTATAAGAATGCCTATTACAAACGCGGTGACCGCTTCGCAGCGGATGAAGCCAAAGGCCAGGAAATCCGCCTGCTTCAGGCAGGAAAAAGCTTTTATTTCATCAATATGCCGGTTGCCCAGCCCGATGGGGAGCGGACCTTCCGCGATGGACAGCTGCATATCCAGCGTGGAGACACCGAAGCCGTCTACCCGGCGGTGAAGCTGTCGGCGGATGAGCTGTTTTCCTTCTACAAACCGGAGCTTCCCGGAATCTATGAGCTTGTAGGCTTGTACGCTCTATTCCTGGTCATCTCGATCTTTGCCGAGTTCGGCAAAACCTATTGGCTGCAATCCTCGGCCAATCAGGTCATCCGCAAGCTGCGGACCGATGTGTACGCGCATATCCAGCGGCTGCCGGTATACTTTTTTGACAATTTACCTGCGGGCAAGGTGGTGTCCCGGGTAACGAATGATACGGAAGCGGTAAAAGATCTGTTCATCGCCGTATTGTCCAACTTCAGCACAGGGATTATCAATATTATCGGCGTATATGCCGCACTGTTCCTGCTGGATATCCGGCTCGGCCTGGTCAGTTTGTTCATCGTGCCGATTGTGATTCTCTGGATCGTGCTCTACCGCAAAATAGCCACCAAATACAACACGATTATCCGCTCACGTCTCAGTGAGATCAATGCGATTATCAATGAATCGATTCAGGGGATGTCAATCATCCGTATTTTCCGCCGCCAAAAGCAGAGTACGGAAGAGTTCGAGAAACTCAACGATGATTATTTGAAATATCAGAACAAAATGCTGAATTTGAACGCCTTCACATCCCACAACCTGGTGAACTCGCTGCGCAGCCTTTCTTTTGTGCTGGTGCTGTGGTATTTCGGTTTCGGCAGTCTGGACGGTTCCACCTTTGTATCACTGGGTGTGCTGTATGCGTTCGTCGATGTGCTGGGACGGATGTTCCAGCCGATTACGGGGATGGTCAACCAGCTCGCCAACCTCGACAGTTCTATGGTTTCAGCAGGCCGGGTGTTTACGCTGATGGATGAACCGGGCGAACCGGTTACTGATGGAACCATGCCGCGTTACAAGGGAAATGTGGTATTCAAGGATGTCTCTTTTGCTTATAAAAAAGACTTCGTCCTGAAGAACATCTCCTTCGAAGCACGCCCCGGCGAGACCGTTGCCCTCGTCGGCCATACCGGCTCCGGCAAAAGCTCGATCATCAACCTGCTGTTCCGCTTCTACGATCCGCAGCGCGGAACCATTACGATTGACGGCCAGGAGGTCAAAGGCATACCGAAGCAGTGGCTGCGCAGCCACATGGGCATCGTATTGCAGGACCCTTACCTCTTCACTGGCACCATCGCTTCCAATGTAAGCCTGGGAGACGGGCGGATCTCCCGCGAACGTGTGGAGCGGGCGCTGCAGGAGGTTGGCGCCGATAAGCTGCTGGCCCATCTCCCCCATGGCTTTGATGAGCCCGTTGTGGAAAAAGGCAGCACGCTGTCAGCTGGTCAGCGCCAATTGATTTCCTTTGCCAGAGCGTTGTCCTTTGATCCGGCGATTCTGATATTGGATGAAGCCACCTCCAATATCGACACTGAAACGGAGAGCCTGATTCAGGAAGCGCTGGAGGTGCTCAAGAAAGGCCGCACCACCTTCATCATCGCCCATCGGCTCTCCACCATCCGCAGCGCAGACCAGATTCTGGTGCTGCACCATGGAGAGATTGTGGAACGCGGCAGCCATGATGAGCTGATGGCCCTCGGCGGAAGATACTTCCGCATGTATCAGCTGCAGCTGGGGGCAGGAGCAGCCGGCGGACCCGAGCTGCCGGCTCCTGCGGCGGTTCAGCTGTCCGGTGCACCCCTGCGGCCATCGGTCAAGCAGGTATAA
- a CDS encoding winged helix-turn-helix domain-containing protein: MITYSLSKRQARLFLLQHQRLISRGLSPGKAAVYDYVRHVGCIQYDPLSIAGHNHELVLQARIPGFVPELASELLYKDRLLIDGWDKNMSIYCTEDWPYFQRRRAMAAERYQGNEALGAMVSHVREELTRRGPLSSLDLESRDKIDWAWAPARLSRAAMESMYYWGELTVHHRVHTRRYYDFSAKLLPEHLLDAEDPNMTPEQHYDWYVLRRIGSIGLQWNKSGDGWLGIAGLKSKERTAAIERLLLSGLLREVRVEGVKLPLYMRTADAPGLEEILLRRDTADAAGAEAGADFAAALAPLDNLLWDRELIRQLFGFTYRWEVYKPVAEREYGYYVLPLLFGDRFIARFEPVMDKKNGVLNILRWWWEPDTDLSAEMIPALTAALGSLAKCTRASSVRFAPGVAERNGLQELEARLI, encoded by the coding sequence GTGATCACTTATTCGCTCAGCAAGCGGCAAGCCCGGCTTTTCCTGCTTCAGCATCAGCGGCTCATATCCAGAGGCCTGTCCCCTGGTAAGGCTGCCGTTTACGACTACGTCCGCCATGTGGGCTGCATACAATATGATCCGCTCAGCATTGCCGGGCATAATCATGAGCTAGTGCTGCAGGCGCGGATTCCCGGCTTCGTCCCGGAACTGGCCTCGGAGCTGCTCTACAAGGACAGGCTGCTGATCGATGGCTGGGACAAGAATATGTCGATCTACTGCACGGAAGACTGGCCGTACTTTCAGCGGCGCAGAGCGATGGCGGCAGAACGTTATCAAGGGAATGAGGCGCTTGGAGCCATGGTGTCGCATGTCCGGGAAGAACTGACCCGGCGGGGTCCCCTCTCTTCACTGGATCTGGAGAGCAGAGACAAGATCGATTGGGCCTGGGCTCCGGCGCGCCTATCGCGTGCAGCCATGGAGAGTATGTATTATTGGGGCGAACTCACTGTACATCATAGGGTCCATACACGCCGCTATTATGATTTCAGTGCGAAGCTGCTGCCTGAGCATCTGCTTGACGCCGAGGACCCTAATATGACACCTGAACAGCACTACGACTGGTATGTGCTGCGGAGAATCGGCAGCATCGGCCTGCAGTGGAACAAATCCGGAGACGGATGGCTTGGTATCGCAGGTCTGAAGAGCAAGGAGCGGACAGCCGCGATTGAGCGTCTCCTGCTAAGCGGCTTACTCCGGGAGGTCCGTGTTGAAGGGGTAAAGCTCCCGCTCTATATGCGCACAGCGGATGCCCCCGGATTGGAAGAGATTCTGCTGCGCAGAGATACCGCAGATGCAGCCGGAGCTGAAGCCGGTGCCGATTTCGCCGCCGCACTGGCTCCGCTCGACAATCTGCTCTGGGACAGGGAGCTGATCCGGCAATTATTCGGATTCACCTACCGCTGGGAGGTGTACAAACCGGTTGCTGAACGGGAGTACGGCTATTATGTGCTGCCGCTGCTCTTCGGAGACCGTTTCATTGCACGGTTTGAACCAGTAATGGATAAGAAGAACGGGGTACTGAATATTCTGCGCTGGTGGTGGGAGCCGGACACGGACTTAAGCGCGGAGATGATCCCCGCGCTCACAGCAGCTCTTGGTTCGCTCGCGAAGTGTACGCGGGCATCGTCGGTCCGGTTCGCTCCCGGAGTGGCAGAGCGCAATGGGCTTCAGGAACTGGAAGCCCGTCTAATATAA